In Nocardioides sp. JQ2195, a genomic segment contains:
- a CDS encoding ribonuclease HII, with protein sequence MNAPTLRFERSLLRDGHTYLAAADEVGRGALCGPVTIGMVVIAETTRTAPQGVRDSKLLTPAARERLAPRIRRWALSHSVGHATPAEIDEFGIMAALRMAGHRALAGLSVTPDLVLLDGNHDYLTPREQPGLFGDEPAAPVVVPPVVTAIKADMRCSAVAAASVLAKTTRDAMMVELAGAHPAYGWLENKGYSAPEHLAALAELGPTVHHRRSWNLPGVVRADPIDSPHPRQEECS encoded by the coding sequence GTGAACGCGCCGACCCTGCGCTTCGAACGCAGCCTCCTGCGCGACGGTCACACCTACCTGGCCGCCGCGGACGAGGTGGGCCGCGGTGCGCTCTGCGGGCCCGTCACCATCGGCATGGTGGTGATCGCCGAGACCACGCGTACGGCGCCCCAAGGGGTCCGCGACAGCAAGCTGCTGACACCGGCTGCACGTGAGCGCCTTGCGCCACGGATCCGACGCTGGGCGCTCTCGCACTCCGTCGGTCATGCCACCCCGGCCGAGATCGACGAGTTCGGCATCATGGCGGCGTTGCGGATGGCCGGCCACCGTGCACTCGCCGGGTTGTCGGTGACTCCCGACCTGGTCCTGCTGGACGGCAACCACGACTACCTCACCCCGCGGGAGCAGCCGGGGCTGTTCGGTGACGAGCCCGCGGCGCCCGTCGTCGTACCCCCGGTGGTGACCGCGATCAAGGCGGACATGCGGTGCTCCGCGGTCGCTGCTGCGAGCGTCCTGGCCAAGACCACGCGTGACGCGATGATGGTCGAGCTGGCGGGCGCCCACCCGGCGTACGGCTGGCTGGAGAACAAGGGCTACTCGGCGCCGGAGCACCTCGCCGCGCTCGCAGAGCTGGGCCCGACCGTGCACCACCGGCGTTCGTGGAACCTGCCCGGTGTGGTCCGCGCCGACCCCATAGACTCGCCCCACCCGCGACAGGAGGAGTGCTCATGA
- a CDS encoding DUF2469 domain-containing protein: protein MSAEDLEKYETEMELNLYREYRDVVSIFKYVVETDRRFYLCNAVDVKARTESGDVFFEVSMSDAWVWDMYRPARFAKNVKVLTFKDVNVEELAASDFEPPKP, encoded by the coding sequence ATGAGTGCCGAGGATCTCGAGAAGTACGAGACCGAGATGGAGCTCAACCTCTATCGCGAGTACCGCGACGTGGTGTCGATCTTCAAGTACGTCGTCGAGACGGACCGCCGCTTCTACCTGTGCAACGCGGTCGACGTGAAGGCACGCACCGAGTCCGGCGACGTCTTCTTCGAGGTGTCGATGAGTGACGCATGGGTCTGGGACATGTACCGCCCCGCGCGGTTCGCGAAGAACGTCAAGGTGCTCACCTTCAAGGACGTCAACGTCGAGGAGCTCGCGGCCTCCGACTTCGAGCCGCCCAAGCCCTGA
- a CDS encoding YifB family Mg chelatase-like AAA ATPase, translating into MAVATAHCVALEGAVGHLIDVQVDVSQGMVATSLVGRPDASINEAKDRCRTAITNSRFTWPATRRVTILLSPADLPKRGTHFDLAIAVGVLAAADDKNTLREALEGTVMLGELTLDGRLRTVPGVLAMTMAASARGFRRVFVPEPQAAEAALVPGMSVFGFRSLAQVIAELQGIEVPEAPPVDSNTSGALLRWQGDNRLDEVDMADLLGMGDARYGMEVAAAGGHHILLTGPKGAGKTSLAERIPGILPDLSVDEALELTAILSLSGALDPDQGLIRRRPFFAPHHSASRASLLGGGTGRVRPGELSRAHNGVLFLDEFPLINSDIIEALRQPLESGEVTIARGEETATYPARGMFVLACNPCRCGDYAPNPADDRCTCGELKRREYRRKLEGPVIDRIDITRHVMPVRAHEAGDPLSRPESSASVRERVVEARRIQSHRYDGLSWRVNGQAPGPMLRDLWPLTDEAAAELDTTIYDGRLTRRGATRVHRLAWTVADLAGVEQPGAAELDVALRLRTGEALPARVLSTMSAVG; encoded by the coding sequence ATGGCGGTCGCAACGGCCCACTGCGTCGCTCTCGAGGGTGCGGTCGGCCACCTCATCGACGTGCAGGTCGACGTCTCCCAGGGGATGGTGGCCACCAGTCTGGTCGGCCGCCCCGATGCATCGATCAACGAGGCCAAGGACCGCTGTCGCACGGCGATCACGAACAGCCGGTTCACGTGGCCGGCAACCAGACGAGTGACGATCCTGCTCTCGCCTGCTGACCTGCCCAAGCGGGGAACCCACTTCGACCTCGCGATCGCGGTCGGCGTCCTGGCTGCGGCCGATGACAAGAACACGTTGCGCGAGGCGCTCGAGGGCACCGTGATGCTGGGCGAGCTGACGCTCGACGGCCGGTTGCGCACCGTTCCCGGAGTGCTCGCGATGACCATGGCTGCCTCGGCGCGAGGATTCCGACGGGTCTTCGTGCCGGAGCCACAGGCGGCAGAGGCCGCACTGGTCCCCGGGATGTCGGTCTTCGGCTTCCGCTCGTTGGCCCAGGTGATCGCCGAGCTGCAGGGGATCGAGGTGCCGGAAGCCCCGCCTGTCGACTCGAACACGTCCGGTGCGCTGCTCAGGTGGCAGGGGGACAACCGGCTCGACGAGGTCGACATGGCGGACCTGCTCGGGATGGGGGACGCGCGCTACGGGATGGAGGTCGCCGCCGCCGGAGGGCACCACATCCTGCTCACCGGGCCCAAGGGCGCCGGCAAGACGTCCCTCGCCGAGCGGATTCCCGGGATCCTCCCGGATCTCTCCGTCGACGAGGCACTGGAGCTGACCGCGATCCTGTCGCTCTCCGGGGCGCTCGATCCCGACCAAGGGTTGATCAGGCGACGCCCGTTCTTCGCTCCCCACCACTCGGCGTCGCGGGCCAGCCTGCTCGGCGGAGGCACCGGACGGGTCAGGCCGGGGGAGCTCAGCCGCGCCCACAACGGGGTCCTGTTCCTGGACGAGTTCCCGCTCATCAACAGCGACATCATCGAGGCGCTGCGTCAACCACTCGAGTCCGGCGAGGTCACCATCGCGCGTGGAGAGGAGACCGCGACCTACCCGGCGAGGGGCATGTTCGTGCTGGCCTGCAACCCGTGCCGATGCGGTGACTACGCGCCCAACCCGGCCGATGACAGGTGCACCTGCGGTGAGCTGAAGCGTCGCGAATATCGGCGCAAGCTCGAAGGACCAGTGATCGACCGCATCGACATCACTCGCCACGTGATGCCCGTCCGTGCGCACGAGGCCGGTGATCCACTCAGCCGCCCCGAGAGCTCGGCCAGCGTCCGGGAGAGGGTGGTTGAAGCGCGCAGGATCCAGTCCCACCGATACGACGGACTGTCGTGGAGGGTGAACGGACAGGCCCCCGGCCCGATGCTGCGAGACCTCTGGCCGCTGACGGACGAGGCCGCCGCCGAGCTGGACACCACGATCTATGACGGACGGCTCACCCGACGCGGTGCGACCAGGGTGCACCGCCTCGCCTGGACGGTGGCCGACCTGGCCGGAGTCGAGCAGCCTGGGGCGGCGGAGCTCGACGTCGCGCTCCGGTTGCGGACGGGGGAGGCCTTGCCGGCTCGAGTCCTGTCGACGATGAGTGCCGTCGGATGA
- a CDS encoding YraN family protein: protein MGSMAQQRQALGAYGEAIAARHLIERGMVLLDHNWRCDDGEIDLVLRDGRTLVFCEVKTRRSSSYGTPHEAVTVTKFARMRRLASQWMAASGAREADVRLDVVAIVCPKGGTPTIEHLRGIG from the coding sequence ATGGGTTCGATGGCACAGCAGAGACAGGCACTCGGTGCCTACGGCGAGGCGATCGCGGCTCGCCACCTGATCGAGCGGGGCATGGTCCTGCTCGACCACAACTGGCGATGTGATGACGGCGAGATCGACCTGGTCCTGCGCGACGGCAGGACACTGGTCTTCTGCGAGGTCAAGACCCGCAGGTCGTCGTCGTACGGCACGCCCCACGAGGCCGTGACCGTGACCAAGTTCGCCCGGATGCGCCGGTTGGCGAGCCAGTGGATGGCGGCCAGTGGTGCCCGCGAAGCCGACGTACGCCTCGATGTCGTGGCGATCGTCTGCCCGAAGGGCGGCACACCGACCATCGAGCACCTCCGGGGGATCGGCTGA